From one Eleginops maclovinus isolate JMC-PN-2008 ecotype Puerto Natales chromosome 7, JC_Emac_rtc_rv5, whole genome shotgun sequence genomic stretch:
- the stx19 gene encoding syntaxin-19, with the protein MRDRLVELQRAQEFSEAATENTVLPSVEGDNEDSMAVITPQAVMFEEEPVIKNFLSEAQQIRDDITVLDIEVLKLSQQQKTLVATMHRFSVMKKESSITRDIKLKAESLHRRLDALSKQVQRTEDQQGATAVTTRIQRSQYAVLHSKFQQVMRQYNEVLLTKQERCKHFIIRQLEVSGRDVTEEEANEMVTTGKWEVFNENLLNDTRITRSQLSEIEQRHKELLSLENNMRELRDLFMDIFMLVEEQGSYIEHIQTNVERTQDYVAASNEKFKVAARYKKKNPLRQLCCCCCPPWRCCL; encoded by the exons ATGAGAGACCGCttggtggagctgcagagggCTCAAGAATTTTCAGAGGCAGCAACTGAGAACACTGTCCTTCCCTCAGTGGAGGGTGATAATGAAGACTCTATGGCGGTCATAACGCCACAGGCTGTGATGTTCGAGGAAGAGCCGGTCATTAAGAATTTCCTTTCTGAGGCCCAGCAAATCAGAGATGATATCACAGTGCTTGACATAgag GTCCTTAAGTTAAGCCAGCAGCAAAAGACCCTGGTGGCAACCATGCATCGTTTCAGTGTGATGAAGAAGGAGAGCAGTATAACCCGGGACATCAAGCTCAAGGCTGAGAGCCTCCATCGACGCTTAGATGCTCTTTCAAAACAGGTCCAAAGGACTGAGGACCAACAGGGAGCTACTGCTGTTACAACCAGAATACAACGCTCCCAGTATGCAGTACTGCACTCCAAATTCCAGCAG GTAATGCGGCAGTATAATGAAGTTCTGCTGACGAAGCAGGAGCGCTGCAAGCATTTCATTATCCGGCAGCTCGAGGTATCTGGAAGGGATgtgacggaggaggaggcgAATGAGATGGTGACCACAGGAAAATGGGAGGTGTTCAATGAGAACCTGCTGAATGATACCAGAATCACACGATCACAGCTATCTGAGATTGAACAGCGACACAAG GAGCTGTTGAGTCTGGAGAACAACATGAGGGAGCTGAGGGACTTGTTTatggacattttcatgttggTGGAGGAACAAGGCTCCTATATTGAGCACATCCAGACCAATGTGGAGAGGACTCAGGATTATGTGGCTGCATCTAATGAAAAGTTTAAGGTGGCCGCCCGATACAAGAAGAAGAACCCACTGCGgcagctgtgctgctgctgctgccctcccTGGAGATGCTGCttatga